GGTACAAATTTGCTTCCACGAGAGACACAGTCGTGCCACTTTCGAAAAGGAAAAAAGTGCTCCCGATTTTGTTTTTTGTCCGGTTTTTATAGTGAAAGAATGTTTGTTTAAACCTAGCAACGTGAGATATAGTTTTGAAGATCttgacgcgaggaatccaacggtgaaaataGTTCGAGATTTGAACACATGGTTTAaaagataaaacattttaaataaATGAATCTACGCAAAAAAGAAAAACTCCCAGGTTCCAACAAATAACGCACAACCCAGGTTGCGAGAAGTAGCGCACATGCAGTGCGCCACCTGTCGTAACCTGGGAAGGAGAGAGTGAACTTTGCAAAGAGTGCTCCTTAATTAGTAATTTTGAAAGATCATGCACTCGCTAGGAATCTATCACAAAACTCGGGGAGCACGCACTTTGCCTCAAATAGTCGACCTACAGATTGGTCTGGCTAACCGTCGTTTGTCATATTGTATATAGCGCTACGCGGTTGATTCGAGAGCAACTAACTGAGAAGCGCTTCCAGCCATCCCAATTACTCGGGGTGGGCTGACTTGACGCGCTCTCAGCCGCCACCATGTGTCACATTCTAGGCGCTTCCTTCACATTTTTTCGCACGTGTTTTCCGCATTTTCGATGGTTTTTTCTGGTTTTCTGGATTTTCGGTCTTTCACCTGTCTTTCCTAGCCTTTGGGAAAAAATATAAAATTTGCGtaaattttttttgttttttcttctgcgagaggcacggttttgcttcggCGAGAGGCTCGTGCCTCTCagaaacaaaaaaacatttttttctcttttttttctttcgtgagaggCACTGTTTTGctccgtgcctctcggaaacgaaaaaaaaccgttttctctttttttccttgaGAGGCACGACTGTGCCTCTCGAAAATTAAGAAAATGTGCTTATTTTTTTTCTGCGAGAGATACGGATTTGCTTTCGCGAGGGAcctggttttgcttccgcgacaGGTACGGAATCAAAACCGGGTCGCAACCAGGGAAGGTGGAAGTGTTTTGGAAAGAGTACTCATCAATTAGTGATTTCGAATCGATTCACAATTTTCTTTTAAAATATTAAAAATCCGTAGAAATTCATGCACTCACtatgaaacaaaataaaatatttatcttaaaaattgttcatcatgtgcttaaaaatgttcaatttgtAGAAAAATAAATACTCAGCAtgtatgaaataaattttcataaaaaatccaggaaaacaaaaataaaaatggaaatGAAAGAAGAAAAAACGTCATGTTCGTGTGAGAGCACTACTAGCCACAGGACCTGCTGAGTATCCTTGACAACAGAACATCCCGAATCTTTAAGAACTAACGACGATGGCAGATCCGAATATTTTATAAAAAATTTGAACCCGAACATTTTTTAAAAGTGAATGTTTTTAGAAAAGCAAACAATTTTAAATCTGGGAACAAAATTTTAGAAAATCAACATTTTTCGAATCTGTGGACAATTTTTGTGGGATATTCTTGAAATGGTTAAGTAAATTTGgaaacatgaacaatttttaaatatGTGATTTTTTAATTGAAACATATTTTGGAACTCCCAAACAAAATCTGATAAtgcaattttttttcaaatttgcgAACAAATTCTGAAAGAGGGAGATTTTTTGAAATTGTGAATAATTTTAAAATCGTGATTTGTTTTGAAATTTTGAGGACATAGTTTGACATTTGAACCATTTAAAATAATGATCATTTTTTAATAAATTTGAGATCATTCTTTTAAAAATGTGAACAATTTTGAAACTCATAAAAGTTTCTCCAATTTTTTTAAGATTTTAAACATTCTTTAATTGAGAATGAAAAGTAAATCCATAAAACTAGAAAAAACGAAACTGAATAAGAAAATGAAAACCCAAAAAACCGAAGGGTAACCAAAAAttttaaaagaaaaagaaaaaatctaCCCAAGAACCTTTTAGAAAGTTAACCAGACCGGTAAAGCCGGATAGAACCTGCTAGAAGGTTCCTAAAGCAGAGAGTATCTGCTTTTACTAGGCCAGCCCAATATCCCGTTGCTTGTCCCTAGTCTCTACGAAGGTCGGGCAGGTAGATCCTATATAACGCCCGTTCAAATCAGCGCAGCTTCGCTCAAGCGAAGCGAGCGACCGACACGGGCCGGCCCACTAGCAGCGAGGAGCCGGTTTTGGGAACTTTCTAGAAGGTTCTCTAAACCGGTTTTTCCCTGTTATGTTTTTTCTTACAGGATTTTCCGGTTTTCTtcattatttttgttttttgttttccttttttttcttccttttctttcctTTTACAAATTCaatattttcaaaaaatgttcagaattttCAGAAAAATGTTTGAGATTCCAAATTGTGTTCATGTTTTTCGATTATTTTCCAtgttttaaaattttgttcaTGTTTCCAAAAGAGTTCAAAATTGACTTTTGTTCACCGTATTGCAGAAAAATGTTCACAgtacatttaaaaaatgttcactcCTGTATAAGTAATGTTCATCATGTATAGAAAACTTTGTTCAATTGCAtttggaaaaatgttcatcatatataaaaaaatgttcagTGTCTATTTCAATAATGTTCATGGTATACTAAGAAAATTTTCAATGAGTATTTTAAATTATTTTTTAAAATTGTTCACAGTTAAAAAAATTGTTCAGATTTTCGAAATTTGTTCACAATTTTAGATTATTGTTCCTGTTTTTCATATTTTTTCACGTTTGTAAAATACTTCGGAATTCCCTTTTGTTCACCGTATTGAAGAAAAATGAATATTAGAAAAATCTTCAAATTTTTGTCCAAGAAAtgttgaaaaggttgaaaatacTCGGACCTGACGGTTTTATATTGTATACCAGGTAGTGCCATATATCAGCCATACTCAGTCTATAGCTTAGTTGGCTAGCACTGCTTGTACGCATCGCTACGTTGGAAGTTCGACTCCCAGCCGATGCGTTTTTCTTTTTGCGATTCGCTGGGCGCCTGCGAACTGGGCTGGCCCATTTGAGCGCTACCTTTAGCGAAACCAGCTCGTTTTGACGCTCACGAGCGTCGAACAGGAGCTCccgggagcaactagttaacgagcgcttcTTCGAAAGCCTTGCAACGATCAGCgtcacttggcgcgctctcagccattcgccacgtgtcgcgctctggacgctcccttcagattttttttccgcacgcgttttcggctttttaaacggttttttctcgggttttttcgacgttttggttttttCCCGGTCTTCCTTAGCGTTTCGACCAAAAAAAATTTCGCACGAAAAAACGCGTttacttttttttctttcgtgaaaAGTCACGTTTTTttgcgagaggcacggtcgtgctttagcgagagtcacggccgtgcctcggaaacgaaaaaaaacgcgttttctgtttttttttctttcgcgagagtcacggttttacttccgcgagaggaacggttgtgctttcgggagagtcacggccgtgcctctcggaaagggaaaaacaaaacgcgttttctgttttctttttctttcgcgggagtcacggttttgcttccgcgagaggcacggttgtgcttttgcgagagtcacggccgtgcctctcggaaagggaaaaaatacgcgttttctgttttttttctttcgcgagagtcacggttttgcttttgccagaggcacggttgtgctttcgcgagagtcacgggcgtgcctctttcagaaagggaaaaaacgcgttttctgttttttttttctttccacgagagtcacggttttgcttccacgagaggcacggttgtgatttcgtgagaggcacgggcgtgcctctttcggaaagggaaaaaaccgtgctcccggtttggttttttcgtccggtttttttcgtgaaaaaaaagttcgtcaaaacctatcaacatgggatctagttttgaagatcttgacgcgaggaatccaatggtgaaaacggtttgagatttggacgcacaGTTTAAGAGATAAAAACGTTTTGCATaaatgaatttaagaaaaaagggaaaactcccaggttgcgataagtggcgcgctgcatgtgcgctaCTTGTCGTGACCTGGAAAGatggagtgttctttgcaacgagtactccttaattagtgatttcgggaGCTCCCGGGTGGGCATAGCTACTTCTTGTGTTCAGCGAGTAGAACATTCCGACACGCTGAAGCCAGTGAGCATATGGGCCGGCCCACGTGCGCGGGTAAGCACCTTACCTGTTTCCTGTTTCgttgtctcaaaaaaaaacttGTTTCCTGTTTCGTTTTTTCTTCACgttttttctaattttttttcttttttagttTTGTTTACACTTTAAATTATTCTAAATACATATATTACAAAAACACTCCCACAAAAAcaaatttgaaatttttttgaaTAAGAATTTTAAAAATGtcgaataagtattaaaaatgttgaacacgtatttgaaaaatgttaaggTAGTACTAGAAATGTTGAACGGgtatatgaaaaatgttaaacaagtaTATTTAAAATGTTAAACGAGTATTTAagaaatgttgaacaagtatttgagaAAATGTAGAATaagtatttgaaaatattttgaacaaagtatttgaaaaaaatgttgatcatgtatttgaaaatgtcgaacaagtatttgaaaaatgttgaataaattATCTGAAAACAATTTggtcatgtatttaaaaaatgttgaacaagtatttgaaaattgtTGACCATGTGATAAGAATGTAGAGTGTaaacaaaaagaaacaaaaagaaaaaagaaaaaagaaacagaaaaccaaagaaaaggaaaatgaatcaaaaactgaaaaacaaatgaaaaatcccgaagaataaaaagaaaagaaagaaaagaaaatgaaaaaaaaggagaagaaaaaagGGAAAATCAGAAGATAAACCTTCTTTTCTCCTTCTAGTAGTTCTTGGCCTGCTTATTAAGGGCAAACTTGCTTCTAAACCAGCTGATCGCGAGATCGAACCCCCACAGGAACATCGCGAGAGCTATTTGTGGCATTAAGCGAGAGAAATAGCAGCTCTCGCTGAAGCTTTTTCCCCCTCGCGTCATACTGGGCTGACCCATTCACGCGTGCTTAATCGTAAAAAAGGAAGCGAGGTAATGGACTCGATCCCTAATCTCCAGGATAACAGAGCGCTGTCGTAGCCACACTGCCGTAGTTCCTTTCACGTTGAGAACAAGGGGTGCGTCCTACTTGACGGCATTCGAGCGGTTTTCTTCCgttttttaattttctttcttttttctcctTCTCCGTTTTTATTTCATTCAATTTGttttttattttaattttattttgttCTTTGTTCTTTTTCCTTCtcgttttttgttttttcttatgtTTGTTTTGGTTTTCACTCTATGTTTTTGTATATGTCAAAAACATTTTTTGTAACATGTGAtcaacattttttgtatacatgttCAACATTATCTGAACGCTATTTCAACACTTTTAAAAAAATCAACATTTTCATAGTTATTAAAATACATTCAAATACTTGatcaacattttttatacatgttctacatttttcatataccagttctacatttttcatatactcttcaacatttttaatacttattcaacatttttcaaattcttgttcaacattttttatacatgattaacatttcttttcaaacacttgttcaacattttttcaaatactttgTTCAACATCTTATCAAATCTTGTTCTGCATTTCTCAAAtaattgttcaacatttttaataattgttcaacattttttatatacgTGATCAACATCTTTTTCAAATACTCGTTCTACATtcttcaaatacttgttcaatattttttaaatactcattcaacatttttaaatacttgttcaatatttttcaTATACCCGTTCAACATTTTCagtacttattcaacatttttttcaaatacttattcaacatttttaaatacttgttcaaattcttgttcaacattttttgaaTGTTGTTTTTGGGAGAGTGTTTTTGTAATATATGTATTTAGAATATTTCAAAGTATAaacaaaagtaaaaaataaagcaaacagaaaaaacatggaaaaaacgaAACAGGAAACATGCAGGGCTTACCCGCGCACGTGGGCCGGCCCATACGCTCGCTGGCTTCAGCGAGTCGGAACGTCAACTCGCTGAACGCGATAAATAGCGATGCCTCGGGAACAATTCCCTTTTTTGACCTATTTCATTAAAAAAATTGGAAAATGGACCGGCCCGATAGCTGTAGCGCTTCAGCGGGGAACTTTGTAGCTCGCTTAAGGCCATAAATAGACGCCACGACGAAGGTCCGCCTATTTGATGCGTCAAAAAGGGAATTCCACATGAATCAGTGTCGTAGTATGCGAGATATAGCTCTTGCTCATCATCATTCCCTACCGCTCGCCTACTGCGAGACGGAACTCGGTCTCCTTCATTTTCTGCCTTCATTTTGCTAATGACTTGCAAATTTTTTATAGACCCACAAACCTGACGCTCCCTTCTTGAATAACCAAATTGAACACTAACATGCCATGGCGACCATTTTTTGAAACAACCGGGGCTAAGGGGATGAATCCAAGGTCTGGAAATGATCTACTTCTATTGACATTGATGATGAGGAGAATGGTGAGATCAACACGTCACCGCAAGTTGGTGAGTCTTCTCACCCCAAAGGACCACCAAAAAAGAAGGCCAAGGTGGTGAAAGCTCTAGAGGATCCACTAGGTGCCATTCTCAAAGATGGTTTTAAACTTGTGGCTGAAGCTCTTGCGAAATCTGGTGGAGATGAGGATAATATACCCGATGACCTTTGAAATGTAGTCCCTAGTTTGAAAGAATTTCAAGAAGAGCACCTTGCCCACTACTATGCTCATCTTGTTGACAACCACAAGACGACAAGAGCCGTCATGAAACTTTCCGAAACCAACAAATTTGTTTGGGTGAGTAGGTATGTGAAGAAAAACTTCTAAACTCGATATGGTTGTATGGTTGTCAAGTATGTGAACTTGACTTGTATGACTGTAGTGCCATTGGGTTGCTTTAGGATATTTGGAATGTGAACATGTATGGTTGTATGTGAGAGACATGTACTGGCCGATTGCTTTTGGATGTGGCAGATGAACTTGCTACCTGATTGCTACCTTATGATATTATTGCTGAAAATTGTGTTATATGTCAATATATATTATTATGTTGTTTTTTTTGAAAATACTAATGAAATGTTGCTGAATTTTTGAATTTCTGCTGTTCCATTTTTCATTCCATTATTTCAAATCAAACACTGGAACGGAATCGACCGTTCTACTTTTTTGCACCTATTAAACACAGAAACGTAACCGATCTGTTTCAATGGTGAAACCATTCCATTCTGTGACAGTTGGTTCctcaaccaaacacaccctaggCCAGATATCTCTTGCGCATCGCCATCCCCTAGCCGATGGGGACCCGTACCGGAACTGCAGGGAGCAAAGGACACAGTTCGACAAGGCTGAATTGGACAAATCAGCATAAGACACCACGTTATCACGTAAACTGCCTAGACACGACGACCGTGTGATATGTCGCTCGGTGCGCACTTCTCCCCGTTCTCCTTGTCTTCCTCCTCACTCCGCGCGGCCACAACCACACACCGCGTGCGCTCACGCCTGAGACGTTACTCTACGACGCCGCCAAATCCTCGCGCGCGCGCACGCTCGAACTAGCTAATGAATCGGCACGACTCTTCCCGAACGAGCCAACGGAGCTCGAAACCGTAGGCCGCTCAAaccgccggccgagagagcgcgcGGCGCGATCCACTGTACCACGGCGGCACGCAGAGAGATCGGTCGCTTTCCATTTTCCGTCCGGCGCACGGCGGAGAACAAGAAGGCCTATTTCTACCTCTTCCTCGACGCCGCGAATCTTGACTCATCGTACCGCGACAGCGCCTACCCAGATAAACTTCTAGCGCCGACGGTTTTGTTCTGCCGAGCCAGCATTCGCACGAAGGAGGATCGCGCACAGCAGGGCCACACTCATGCTGAACCTGTACCCGAGGCTGGCGACGGGCGGCGCgctggcggtggacgacgacgagccGCACATCTGCTACGCCATCATGGCGGCGCTCGTGTCGCTGCTGCTCTTCTGCGTGCTCCTCGCCGTCGTCAGCCCCGCCAGGGCCTGCGCCATCACCAGCCTCCTCGTCCTCCTGTTCGGCCTCGTCGCCTTGCTCGCGCCGGCGCGCGGCACCGTCCCGGCGCACAGGAACGCTAGCGGCCTCGGCCAGCGGCTGCCCGCGCCAACGGTGCGGCtggtgcgccggtgcacgtgcGGGCTGACGGACGCCGCGATCGGCGCCCTGCCGACATTCGCGTACGAGGGCCCAGCGGCCAGCaagggcggcggcgacgagccgCGCGGGAGCTGCCAGCTGCTGTGCGCGGTGTGCCTGGAGGACGTGCAGGGCGGCGAGATGGTGCGGCAGCTGCCGCCGTGCAGGCACCTGTTCCACGTGGACTGCATCGACATGTGGCTGCACACCCACCGGACGTGCCCGCTCTGCCGCTGCGAGCTCTCGCCGCGGAAGGTCGCCGCGAAAGCCGTTGCCGCGGCCGCCACGGGCTCATCGGCCCAGGCGTTGCCACCGGTGTGAAACCGATTCATAcgactgctgctgttgctgtaGCGACATTCCTTACTTCCTTTCTGGGAATTCGAATTACCCACACGGCAACTAAGCCAATGTAGTAGAGAAAGAAGAGTTCGATTTAGGGAGGGATTATTACCATTCTTCACGCCAGATGCTTAGTACTGTTGGCGTACGTGCAGTTCAATTGGTGTATTCAATGAGACAAGAATAAAACGATCTGGCAGAGATTCCATTAGGCGGTGGTCAATCCGGGCGTTGGAACTTAGCAGGCGCGAGGGGATAGGCTTGAGGCACAGCGACACTGATCACTCCCCGACTTGAGATAATCCGGAAATCCATCCGATGGAGACTCGTACCGAAATCGTACGGCGGGGCAGTGTCGCGCACGCCTGGAATTTGCCCAAGCAGGCATGGGCGTCGCGTGATCGCGGAGGGCTGCCGCGGCGCACCCACGTCGAGAGCGTGGCAGGGCTGCCATTGCGCTTGCGCCGACCTCCTCTGCGCCTGGCCTGAGCAGATTATGCTTATGATGATCACAATTGGTAATCCGGGGAGGGTACGAGCGTGTTGACAGCGTGACAGGTGACTTGACGATGGAGGACGTGAAACACTCCACGCCAGGTTTTCTTGCAGGTTTGCAGCATGGAAGTGAGCTCCGAATGTCCTACGCACGGATCTTAGCTTATCCCCGTTCACGCGGATAGTATGGTATGGTGTGTGGCTTACGTGTTCCATGCTCTCCACATTGAACAGTTGTACTAGCTAAGGGACCCTCTATTTATAAGTTGCCTGAACTTTTTTCATGCTAAGTCATTTTTTCTCATCAAAAAATGTGTATTGTTAGTTTTTTCTCTATTTTTTTTCTctataagagcaactccaacggggcgacccaaacggacgcgtgctttgtccgctttttgtccgtttgggtcggccaggCGGACGTGCGCGTCCGCATTTTAAAATGGGTCGGCTTGACCGCCCAACGGGGAGGCCGACCCAAATGTGCCGGCGTGAAAAAAAACAAGTTACACGAAATAAACATAATTAAACATAAAGTGGCCGGTCAAACACCGGCCAAAGTCCACCTAAATATAATAAACATTAAATAAAACATTAAAAAAGTCTGCGCCCGCCTGCTGCCGCCCCGCACGCTGCCATAGACGTCGTcggccttgcccttgcccttgccgTCGACGCCGCCATCGTCGGTGAGGTCGATAAAGACCGGAGTAGGGCCAGCCCACCCGAACGCCGCCTGGTACGCTGCCAGGGCAGCCTCCTCCGGCGTCTGCTGGGGCGGCGGCATTGCGGCCAGCCGcgtgcgctcctcctcctcctcgagccgGAGCGCCTCCGCGTCACTTTGGAGCATGGCCTCGTAGCGCATCTGCTCCTCGCCGTCGGCCTGCTCCTGGCGTCCTCCTGCTCCGGCGTCGCGGCGAAGTGGA
This sequence is a window from Aegilops tauschii subsp. strangulata cultivar AL8/78 chromosome 7, Aet v6.0, whole genome shotgun sequence. Protein-coding genes within it:
- the LOC109739283 gene encoding uncharacterized protein, producing MLNLYPRLATGGALAVDDDEPHICYAIMAALVSLLLFCVLLAVVSPARACAITSLLVLLFGLVALLAPARGTVPAHRNASGLGQRLPAPTVRLVRRCTCGLTDAAIGALPTFAYEGPAASKGGGDEPRGSCQLLCAVCLEDVQGGEMVRQLPPCRHLFHVDCIDMWLHTHRTCPLCRCELSPRKVAAKAVAAAATGSSAQALPPV